One window of the Gimesia sp. genome contains the following:
- a CDS encoding VOC family protein: MQLDPFHLAFQVRDIAEARAFYGDLLGCSEGRSAETWVDFNFFGHQVVCHLNPDIGPDGSIAAHVNPVDGHGVPVPHFGVVLTMDRWQTLADRLRERQIEFIIEPYIRFQGQPGEQATMFFLDPSGNALEFKAFKDIESQLFAT; encoded by the coding sequence ATGCAGCTCGATCCCTTTCATCTCGCGTTTCAGGTGCGTGACATTGCCGAAGCCCGCGCCTTTTATGGTGACCTGCTCGGCTGCAGCGAAGGTCGCAGCGCCGAGACCTGGGTCGACTTCAATTTCTTCGGCCACCAGGTCGTCTGCCATCTGAACCCGGATATCGGCCCCGACGGCAGCATTGCGGCGCACGTGAATCCTGTCGACGGTCACGGTGTCCCTGTCCCCCACTTCGGTGTCGTTCTCACCATGGATCGCTGGCAGACCCTGGCTGATCGCCTGCGCGAACGACAGATCGAGTTCATTATCGAACCCTACATCCGCTTCCAGGGGCAGCCGGGCGAACAGGCTACCATGTTCTTCCTCGACCCCAGCGGCAACGCACTGGAATTCAAAGCCTTCAAAGATATCGAATCCCAGCTGTTTGCCACCTGA